In Gambusia affinis linkage group LG06, SWU_Gaff_1.0, whole genome shotgun sequence, one DNA window encodes the following:
- the zbtb38 gene encoding zinc finger and BTB domain-containing protein 38 isoform X2 → MHPNLMDSTHPSTVLSKLNEQRSQGLFCDVTIVVEDVKFRAHKNILAACSGFFRSTLTTTDTCSSSQVLELMDLKSEVFACILNFIYSSKLTLLGEENRGGLAAAGRRLGIPFLEKLAEEEQQDECVTPRDSSANTKSSTTKKEASRREETDSARGPRITNAFSITEMCPGNNPFTPLVQTDKQRQSPDVGQLPSSFPTISSVNGNNETTHTLSEHSYAVNNSTEGKDTSQWDYRNVCKPAILHSKPLMYRNTGPLKKRHRLRGILGKSMLPAPADQQTDEANTVTPVLSVGDTAAPVTVMTPPALFSEAETEKITETELCGTTDSANTELGPPPLSPHPEDSISVYSCEHCPEIFSNKALLTIHSEVHKKHFDTRLFCKFCHRKFIHLKRLHNHERLCPKTGRGPPKLDAREISAKEVEHHSDDRLNMESSATQPPSADLPSPKMPELTEVNLTERLHEEKTVRQRRYNCSVCKRVYVTLSSLRRHENVHSWQRAYPCHYCNKVFALAEYRTKHEIWHTGERRYQCIFCLETFMTYYILKNHQKSFHGIDPNLAVRKKSANGGLKASVYPIKLYRLLPMKFRKRQYKTYSQTYSESGEKGDSSSLDNSSLIPPFEENSLLSHPDTTSVPLTFMATTKMVSPVMPRICFDKPCNQVIDQNLNSEQGKQISTEKEAGDRDSPFNACDSIFSSKLTLANPEPQADKPPVLLNSEHITHSVPFFNSLSTVKKLGELSASAKRVEEMTKEILQSSTKDLMRDKIMGTKTETYIAKPACQGPSLDSDTKPLCQITVKIGDEAIIRRKIKGSKLFPRKKRKTRELNEEQTPSQCSPLRENSESPRLRLRPEAVGSTETYDDTNDGDTADQLWRPYYSYKAKKKRKKFRYKHRNTLFHPCPELSIDRTGFTEPHFERTHFPTEETSSGASIGLKHSLSRNYSPRPTYNCDICDSSFITETGLKAHVIGSHPYFCRTCGKQGPPGEAPSCGDYICNSCMENGSCFDNTPRSPNQEKKYRCSFCPQRFVYLATKRSHEKKHQESNDKSPKNDTFTSCSTYSAHPRECSKQDTTKREDSGNQEEVDIKCENMDEAHFTTNENKPKIKDMSDLMSSTPYQDVSDLSMKNPPSPNMDCLPTQTSSKMKQKVVKKRIKVHHSMHHTAKKQAYDRDSDPNKKSSTGPRMNNLINYEKSSKPIQKTDSESNGEYISLHKPEKWVCKEEPFF, encoded by the coding sequence ATGCATCCAAACCTAATGGACAGCACACACCCTTCTACTGTGCTGAGCAAGCTCAATGAGCAGCGGTCACAAGGCCTCTTCTGTGACGTTACCATCGTTGTAGAGGATGTGAAGTTTCGGGCCCACAAAAATATCTTGGCTGCATGCAGCGGATTCTTCAGAAGCACTCTCACAACCACAGATACATGCAGCTCCAGCCAAGTACTAGAGCTTATGGACCTAAAGTCCGAAGTCTTTGCCTGCATCCTCAACTTCATATACTCCTCAAAGTTGACATTGCTTGGTGAAGAGAACAGAGGGGGACTcgcagcagctggaagaagaCTTGGAATTCCTTTTTTGGAAAAGCTtgcagaggaagagcagcaggatGAATGTGTTACTCCTAGAGACTCTAgtgcaaacacaaaatcttcaaCAACAAAGAAGGAAGCCTCCAGGCGTGAGGAGACAGACAGTGCAAGAGGACCTCGCATTACCAATGCCTTCTCTATCACTGAAATGTGTCCTGGTAACAATCCCTTCACTCCTTTGgttcaaacagacaaacagaggCAATCGCCAGACGTGGGACAGCTACCCTCAAGTTTCCCTACAATATCCAGCGTCAATGGGAACAATGAGACAACCCACACCCTGTCTGAACACTCATATGCAGTAAACAATTCCACTGAAGGCAAAGACACCAGTCAGTGGGACTACAGGAACGTCTGTAAACCAGCAATATTGCACTCAAAACCACTCATGTATAGGAATACAGGCCCACTAAAAAAGCGCCACAGGCTGAGAGGCATTTTGGGCAAAAGTATGCTTCCAGCACCAGCAGATCAACAAACAGATGAAGCAAACACAGTTACACCAGTGTTATCTGTTGGTGATACTGCTGCTCCTGTCACCGTTATGACACCGCCTGCACTTTTTTCAGAAGCAGAGACAGAGAAGATAACAGAGACAGAGCTCTGTGGAACCACTGACAGTGCTAACACAGAGCTAGGTCCACCACCGCTTTCCCCTCACCCAGAGGACAGCATTTCAGTCTACAGCTGTGAGCACTGTCCAGAGATATTCTCAAATAAAGCCCTTCTCACCATTCACTCTGAGGtacataaaaagcattttgatactcgtttgttttgtaaattttgtcaCAGAAAATTTATACATCTCAAACGACTGCACAACCACGAGAGATTATGTCCAAAGACTGGAAGAGGGCCTCCTAAGCTTGATGCCAGGGAAATATCAGCCAAAGAGGTGGAGCACCACTCAGATGACAGATTAAACATGGAGAGCTCTGCAACACAGCCTCCCTCTGCAGATCTTCCCAGCCCGAAGATGCCAGAGCTCACTGAAGTTAACCTAACAGAGCGCCTACATGAAGAGAAGACAGTAAGGCAGAGGCGATACAACTGCAGTGTGTGCAAACGAGTCTATGTCACCTTGTCCAGCCTGAGGCGGCATGAGAATGTGCACTCATGGCAGAGGGCTTATCCCTGTCATTATTGCAATAAAGTGTTTGCCTTGGCAGAGTACCGCACCAAGCATGAAATCTGGCACACAGGTGAACGCCGCTATCAGTGTATTTTCTGTCTGGAGACATTTATGACATATTATATCTTGAAGAACCATCAAAAGTCCTTCCATGGCATTGATCCCAACCTCgctgtcagaaaaaaatctgccaatggtGGGCTGAAAGCCAGCGTTTATCCAATCAAACTCTACAGACTTCTGCCCATGAAGTTTAGAAAAAGGCAATATAAGACATACAGCCAGACATACTCAGAAAGTGGTGAAAAAGGTGACTCATCCTCCTTAGACAACAGTTCTCTTATTCCTCCATTTGAAGAAAACAGTCTCCTCAGCCACCCTGACACAACTTCTGTCCCGCTAACCTTTATGGCCACAACAAAGATGGTCTCCCCTGTCATGCCTCGCATCTGCTTTGACAAACCTTGTAATCAAGTTATTGATCAAAATCTCAATAGTGAACAGGGAAAGCAGATAAGCACTGAGAAAGAGGCTGGAGACAGAGATTCACCTTTTAATGCCTGTGACAGCATCTTCTCGTCCAAGCTAACTCTGGCCAATCCTGAGCCTCAAGCAGATAAACCGCCTGTGCTGTTGAACTCAGAGCACATTACCCACAGTGTGCCATTCTTCAACTCCTTAAGCACTGTTAAAAAGTTAGGAGAGTTATCAGCTTCAGCAAAAAGGGTTGAAGAGATGACCAAGGAGATACTTCAATCCAGCACAAAGGATTTGATGCGAGACAAAATAATGGGGACAAAAACAGAGACTTACATCGCCAAACCCGCTTGCCAGGGCCCGTCTCTGGACAGTGACACCAAGCCGCTATGTCAGATAACAGTGAAAATAGGTGATGAAGCCATCATCCGCCGCAAAATTAAAGGATCTAAGCTTTTCCCCCGAAAGAAGAGGAAAACTAGAGAACTAAATGAGGAACAGACCCCAAGTCAGTGCAGTCCACTGAGGGAAAATTCAGAGAGTCCAAGGCTTCGACTCAGACCGGAAGCCGTTGGTTCCACTGAGACATACGATGATACCAATGACGGTGATACAGCTGATCAGCTTTGGCGTCCCTACTATTCTTACAAGGctaaaaagaagagaaagaagttcagatacaaacacagaaatacttTGTTTCACCCCTGTCCTGAACTTTCTATAGACAGAACAGGTTTCACTGAACCCCACTTTGAGAGAACACATTTTCCAACAGAGGAGACCAGCTCAGGAGCTAGCATTGGGCTGAAACATAGTCTTAGCAGAAACTACAGTCCTAGGCCCACCTACAACTGTGACATCTGTGACAGCTCTTTTATCACAGAGACCGGACTGAAAGCTCATGTGATCGGTTCCCATCCTTACTTCTGTCGGACCTGTGGAAAACAAGGTCCCCCCGGTGAGGCACCGTCTTGTGGGGATTACATCTGCAACAGCTGCATGGAAAATGGCTCTTGCTTTGACAACACACCCCGAAGCCCCAACCAAGAGAAGAAATATCGCTGTTCATTCTGTCCCCAGCGTTTTGTGTATCTTGCCACAAAGAGAAGCCATGAGAAAAAACACCAGGAGTCAAATGATAAGAGTCCCAAAAATGATACATTCACATCGTGTTCTACATACTCAGCACATCCAAGGGAATGCAGCAAACAAGACACCACCAAAAGAGAGGACAGTGGCAATCAAGAGGAAGttgacataaaatgtgaaaacatggatgaagcacattttacaacaaatgaaaataagccAAAAATCAAGGATATGTCTGACTTAATGTCGTCAACTCCCTATCAAGATGTGTCAGATTTAAGTATGAAAAATCCACCATCACCAAATATGGACTGTCTGCCTACACAGACATcctcaaaaatgaaacaaaaagttgtgaaaaagaGGATCAAAGTTCATCATTCTATGCATCATACTGCAAAAAAGCAAGCATATGACAGAGACAGTGATCCCAACAAGAAATCATCGACAGGACCAAGAATGAACAATCTCATTAATTATGAGAAATCAAGCAAACCAATTCAGAAGACTGATTCTGAATCTAACGGTGAATACATTTCTTTACACAAGCCGGAAAAATGGGTGTGCAAAGAGGAACCGTTCTTTTAA
- the zbtb38 gene encoding zinc finger and BTB domain-containing protein 38 isoform X1, producing the protein MEVLVRMGGPKQLLLSLEASGEATEPRRVFGFLPSPLVCSADASAAFASISSLYIDDCSGPMHPNLMDSTHPSTVLSKLNEQRSQGLFCDVTIVVEDVKFRAHKNILAACSGFFRSTLTTTDTCSSSQVLELMDLKSEVFACILNFIYSSKLTLLGEENRGGLAAAGRRLGIPFLEKLAEEEQQDECVTPRDSSANTKSSTTKKEASRREETDSARGPRITNAFSITEMCPGNNPFTPLVQTDKQRQSPDVGQLPSSFPTISSVNGNNETTHTLSEHSYAVNNSTEGKDTSQWDYRNVCKPAILHSKPLMYRNTGPLKKRHRLRGILGKSMLPAPADQQTDEANTVTPVLSVGDTAAPVTVMTPPALFSEAETEKITETELCGTTDSANTELGPPPLSPHPEDSISVYSCEHCPEIFSNKALLTIHSEVHKKHFDTRLFCKFCHRKFIHLKRLHNHERLCPKTGRGPPKLDAREISAKEVEHHSDDRLNMESSATQPPSADLPSPKMPELTEVNLTERLHEEKTVRQRRYNCSVCKRVYVTLSSLRRHENVHSWQRAYPCHYCNKVFALAEYRTKHEIWHTGERRYQCIFCLETFMTYYILKNHQKSFHGIDPNLAVRKKSANGGLKASVYPIKLYRLLPMKFRKRQYKTYSQTYSESGEKGDSSSLDNSSLIPPFEENSLLSHPDTTSVPLTFMATTKMVSPVMPRICFDKPCNQVIDQNLNSEQGKQISTEKEAGDRDSPFNACDSIFSSKLTLANPEPQADKPPVLLNSEHITHSVPFFNSLSTVKKLGELSASAKRVEEMTKEILQSSTKDLMRDKIMGTKTETYIAKPACQGPSLDSDTKPLCQITVKIGDEAIIRRKIKGSKLFPRKKRKTRELNEEQTPSQCSPLRENSESPRLRLRPEAVGSTETYDDTNDGDTADQLWRPYYSYKAKKKRKKFRYKHRNTLFHPCPELSIDRTGFTEPHFERTHFPTEETSSGASIGLKHSLSRNYSPRPTYNCDICDSSFITETGLKAHVIGSHPYFCRTCGKQGPPGEAPSCGDYICNSCMENGSCFDNTPRSPNQEKKYRCSFCPQRFVYLATKRSHEKKHQESNDKSPKNDTFTSCSTYSAHPRECSKQDTTKREDSGNQEEVDIKCENMDEAHFTTNENKPKIKDMSDLMSSTPYQDVSDLSMKNPPSPNMDCLPTQTSSKMKQKVVKKRIKVHHSMHHTAKKQAYDRDSDPNKKSSTGPRMNNLINYEKSSKPIQKTDSESNGEYISLHKPEKWVCKEEPFF; encoded by the coding sequence atgaCTGCAGTGGGCCTATGCATCCAAACCTAATGGACAGCACACACCCTTCTACTGTGCTGAGCAAGCTCAATGAGCAGCGGTCACAAGGCCTCTTCTGTGACGTTACCATCGTTGTAGAGGATGTGAAGTTTCGGGCCCACAAAAATATCTTGGCTGCATGCAGCGGATTCTTCAGAAGCACTCTCACAACCACAGATACATGCAGCTCCAGCCAAGTACTAGAGCTTATGGACCTAAAGTCCGAAGTCTTTGCCTGCATCCTCAACTTCATATACTCCTCAAAGTTGACATTGCTTGGTGAAGAGAACAGAGGGGGACTcgcagcagctggaagaagaCTTGGAATTCCTTTTTTGGAAAAGCTtgcagaggaagagcagcaggatGAATGTGTTACTCCTAGAGACTCTAgtgcaaacacaaaatcttcaaCAACAAAGAAGGAAGCCTCCAGGCGTGAGGAGACAGACAGTGCAAGAGGACCTCGCATTACCAATGCCTTCTCTATCACTGAAATGTGTCCTGGTAACAATCCCTTCACTCCTTTGgttcaaacagacaaacagaggCAATCGCCAGACGTGGGACAGCTACCCTCAAGTTTCCCTACAATATCCAGCGTCAATGGGAACAATGAGACAACCCACACCCTGTCTGAACACTCATATGCAGTAAACAATTCCACTGAAGGCAAAGACACCAGTCAGTGGGACTACAGGAACGTCTGTAAACCAGCAATATTGCACTCAAAACCACTCATGTATAGGAATACAGGCCCACTAAAAAAGCGCCACAGGCTGAGAGGCATTTTGGGCAAAAGTATGCTTCCAGCACCAGCAGATCAACAAACAGATGAAGCAAACACAGTTACACCAGTGTTATCTGTTGGTGATACTGCTGCTCCTGTCACCGTTATGACACCGCCTGCACTTTTTTCAGAAGCAGAGACAGAGAAGATAACAGAGACAGAGCTCTGTGGAACCACTGACAGTGCTAACACAGAGCTAGGTCCACCACCGCTTTCCCCTCACCCAGAGGACAGCATTTCAGTCTACAGCTGTGAGCACTGTCCAGAGATATTCTCAAATAAAGCCCTTCTCACCATTCACTCTGAGGtacataaaaagcattttgatactcgtttgttttgtaaattttgtcaCAGAAAATTTATACATCTCAAACGACTGCACAACCACGAGAGATTATGTCCAAAGACTGGAAGAGGGCCTCCTAAGCTTGATGCCAGGGAAATATCAGCCAAAGAGGTGGAGCACCACTCAGATGACAGATTAAACATGGAGAGCTCTGCAACACAGCCTCCCTCTGCAGATCTTCCCAGCCCGAAGATGCCAGAGCTCACTGAAGTTAACCTAACAGAGCGCCTACATGAAGAGAAGACAGTAAGGCAGAGGCGATACAACTGCAGTGTGTGCAAACGAGTCTATGTCACCTTGTCCAGCCTGAGGCGGCATGAGAATGTGCACTCATGGCAGAGGGCTTATCCCTGTCATTATTGCAATAAAGTGTTTGCCTTGGCAGAGTACCGCACCAAGCATGAAATCTGGCACACAGGTGAACGCCGCTATCAGTGTATTTTCTGTCTGGAGACATTTATGACATATTATATCTTGAAGAACCATCAAAAGTCCTTCCATGGCATTGATCCCAACCTCgctgtcagaaaaaaatctgccaatggtGGGCTGAAAGCCAGCGTTTATCCAATCAAACTCTACAGACTTCTGCCCATGAAGTTTAGAAAAAGGCAATATAAGACATACAGCCAGACATACTCAGAAAGTGGTGAAAAAGGTGACTCATCCTCCTTAGACAACAGTTCTCTTATTCCTCCATTTGAAGAAAACAGTCTCCTCAGCCACCCTGACACAACTTCTGTCCCGCTAACCTTTATGGCCACAACAAAGATGGTCTCCCCTGTCATGCCTCGCATCTGCTTTGACAAACCTTGTAATCAAGTTATTGATCAAAATCTCAATAGTGAACAGGGAAAGCAGATAAGCACTGAGAAAGAGGCTGGAGACAGAGATTCACCTTTTAATGCCTGTGACAGCATCTTCTCGTCCAAGCTAACTCTGGCCAATCCTGAGCCTCAAGCAGATAAACCGCCTGTGCTGTTGAACTCAGAGCACATTACCCACAGTGTGCCATTCTTCAACTCCTTAAGCACTGTTAAAAAGTTAGGAGAGTTATCAGCTTCAGCAAAAAGGGTTGAAGAGATGACCAAGGAGATACTTCAATCCAGCACAAAGGATTTGATGCGAGACAAAATAATGGGGACAAAAACAGAGACTTACATCGCCAAACCCGCTTGCCAGGGCCCGTCTCTGGACAGTGACACCAAGCCGCTATGTCAGATAACAGTGAAAATAGGTGATGAAGCCATCATCCGCCGCAAAATTAAAGGATCTAAGCTTTTCCCCCGAAAGAAGAGGAAAACTAGAGAACTAAATGAGGAACAGACCCCAAGTCAGTGCAGTCCACTGAGGGAAAATTCAGAGAGTCCAAGGCTTCGACTCAGACCGGAAGCCGTTGGTTCCACTGAGACATACGATGATACCAATGACGGTGATACAGCTGATCAGCTTTGGCGTCCCTACTATTCTTACAAGGctaaaaagaagagaaagaagttcagatacaaacacagaaatacttTGTTTCACCCCTGTCCTGAACTTTCTATAGACAGAACAGGTTTCACTGAACCCCACTTTGAGAGAACACATTTTCCAACAGAGGAGACCAGCTCAGGAGCTAGCATTGGGCTGAAACATAGTCTTAGCAGAAACTACAGTCCTAGGCCCACCTACAACTGTGACATCTGTGACAGCTCTTTTATCACAGAGACCGGACTGAAAGCTCATGTGATCGGTTCCCATCCTTACTTCTGTCGGACCTGTGGAAAACAAGGTCCCCCCGGTGAGGCACCGTCTTGTGGGGATTACATCTGCAACAGCTGCATGGAAAATGGCTCTTGCTTTGACAACACACCCCGAAGCCCCAACCAAGAGAAGAAATATCGCTGTTCATTCTGTCCCCAGCGTTTTGTGTATCTTGCCACAAAGAGAAGCCATGAGAAAAAACACCAGGAGTCAAATGATAAGAGTCCCAAAAATGATACATTCACATCGTGTTCTACATACTCAGCACATCCAAGGGAATGCAGCAAACAAGACACCACCAAAAGAGAGGACAGTGGCAATCAAGAGGAAGttgacataaaatgtgaaaacatggatgaagcacattttacaacaaatgaaaataagccAAAAATCAAGGATATGTCTGACTTAATGTCGTCAACTCCCTATCAAGATGTGTCAGATTTAAGTATGAAAAATCCACCATCACCAAATATGGACTGTCTGCCTACACAGACATcctcaaaaatgaaacaaaaagttgtgaaaaagaGGATCAAAGTTCATCATTCTATGCATCATACTGCAAAAAAGCAAGCATATGACAGAGACAGTGATCCCAACAAGAAATCATCGACAGGACCAAGAATGAACAATCTCATTAATTATGAGAAATCAAGCAAACCAATTCAGAAGACTGATTCTGAATCTAACGGTGAATACATTTCTTTACACAAGCCGGAAAAATGGGTGTGCAAAGAGGAACCGTTCTTTTAA